A genomic segment from Tuwongella immobilis encodes:
- a CDS encoding TIGR00282 family metallophosphoesterase — protein sequence MRVLFIGDIVGQPGVELVRRAVPFLRQRESLDLVVANAENASNGSGMLPSVFRKLRAAGVNAFTMGDHIYKKGELISILESESIICKPANYPPTAPGRTFVQVTSESGHTLTVISVMGRTFMRAVDCPFAAVERVLAEAGVGKGHCVLVDVHAEATADKYLVGHFLDGRVSAVLGTHTHVPTADEQILPNGTAFQCDVGMTGPYHSIIGRDIDRVLQSTIHFTPVPFDVASGDIRLGGVIVDIQPTTGRATGIRRICLRERELAVDGASLGESMT from the coding sequence ATGCGTGTGCTGTTCATTGGCGATATTGTCGGGCAACCGGGGGTGGAGTTGGTGCGGCGGGCTGTTCCGTTCTTGCGGCAGCGGGAGTCGCTGGATCTGGTGGTTGCCAATGCGGAGAATGCGTCCAACGGGTCGGGGATGCTGCCGAGTGTCTTTCGCAAGTTGCGGGCGGCTGGGGTGAATGCCTTCACCATGGGCGATCACATCTACAAAAAAGGGGAGCTGATTTCGATTCTGGAATCCGAATCGATCATCTGCAAACCCGCGAATTATCCGCCGACTGCACCCGGTCGCACATTCGTACAAGTGACTTCCGAGAGTGGCCATACCTTGACCGTGATTTCCGTCATGGGGCGGACATTCATGCGTGCAGTCGATTGTCCATTTGCGGCAGTCGAGCGAGTGCTGGCGGAAGCCGGCGTGGGCAAGGGGCATTGCGTGCTGGTGGATGTCCACGCGGAAGCCACGGCCGACAAGTATCTCGTGGGCCACTTCCTGGATGGGCGGGTGAGCGCGGTGCTTGGCACGCATACGCATGTGCCGACGGCCGATGAGCAGATTCTGCCCAACGGAACGGCATTCCAGTGCGATGTCGGCATGACCGGCCCGTATCACAGCATTATTGGCCGCGACATTGATCGTGTGCTGCAATCGACGATTCACTTTACGCCGGTGCCGTTTGATGTCGCCAGCGGCGATATTCGGCTGGGCGGGGTGATTGTCGACATTCAGCCGACGACCGGCCGCGCCACCGGAATCCGCCGCATCTGCCTGCGGGAGCGAGAATTGGCGGTGGATGGCGCAAGCCTTGGCGAATCCATGACTTAG
- the ggt gene encoding gamma-glutamyltransferase, translating to MSHSADPLQADERPIPRPIVQPGQAGRSVTHAPHGMVATSHPLAAQVGLAVLQRGGNAIDAAIAVNAMLGVVEPMSCGIGGDLFAIVWDAKTGTLHGLNASGAAPQLATMQAFRDRKLSEIPTLGPLSWSVPGCVDGWFALHSKFGKLPMRDILGPSAEYAETGFPVSEVIAGYWKSAEGKLRKDEGSSQIFLIPDNSPAIDSVTPPQRSPRTGERFRNPALAATYRAIAKDGRDAFYRGAIADELDAYSQQQGGLLRKADLVANAPTWIDPVSTTYRGVQIAELPPPGQGIAVLQMLNLLEPHDLRKLGPKSPEFWHLMLEAKKLAYADRARYYADPRFAQVPTAELISKDYAARQAKRIDPKRAAENLPPGDPKLGKADTVYLCVVDKDRNCVSLIQSLYNGFGSGKTPAKLGFPLQNRGTLFALDPNHPNRLEPGKRPFHTIIPAMALRNGKPWLVFGVMGGDMQPQGHVQVLVNLLDFQMNLQQAGEAPRMEHVGSASPTGEPESPPGGTVKIEPGISDALMRALQAKGHRIERVPVNGGGFQAILIDPDTGMLQGASEHRKDGAAIGY from the coding sequence ATGTCCCATTCTGCGGACCCGTTGCAAGCCGACGAACGCCCAATTCCGCGACCGATCGTGCAGCCCGGTCAGGCGGGTCGCTCGGTGACGCACGCGCCGCACGGCATGGTCGCCACCAGCCACCCGCTGGCGGCACAAGTGGGGCTGGCCGTGCTGCAACGCGGCGGCAATGCCATCGATGCCGCCATTGCCGTCAATGCGATGCTTGGAGTCGTCGAGCCGATGTCCTGCGGAATCGGCGGCGATCTGTTCGCCATTGTCTGGGACGCGAAAACCGGAACGCTTCATGGCCTGAATGCCAGCGGTGCTGCGCCACAACTGGCGACCATGCAAGCCTTTCGGGATCGCAAGCTCAGCGAGATTCCCACCCTAGGCCCACTGAGCTGGTCGGTGCCCGGCTGCGTCGATGGCTGGTTTGCGCTACACAGCAAGTTCGGCAAGCTGCCCATGCGCGACATTCTCGGCCCCAGCGCGGAATACGCCGAAACGGGCTTCCCGGTCAGTGAGGTGATTGCCGGGTATTGGAAGTCCGCCGAAGGCAAACTCCGCAAGGATGAGGGGTCGTCGCAGATCTTTCTAATTCCGGACAATTCACCGGCAATCGATTCCGTCACTCCCCCGCAGCGTTCGCCCCGAACCGGCGAGCGGTTTCGCAATCCCGCACTGGCAGCCACCTATCGGGCGATTGCCAAGGATGGCCGGGATGCCTTCTATCGTGGGGCGATTGCCGATGAGCTGGATGCCTATTCGCAACAGCAAGGTGGTCTGCTTCGCAAGGCCGATCTCGTGGCCAATGCCCCGACGTGGATTGATCCCGTTTCCACAACCTATCGGGGCGTTCAAATCGCGGAACTGCCGCCGCCCGGTCAGGGAATTGCGGTGCTGCAAATGTTGAACCTGTTGGAGCCACACGATTTGCGGAAACTGGGTCCGAAGTCGCCGGAATTCTGGCATCTGATGCTGGAAGCGAAGAAACTCGCCTATGCCGACCGAGCGCGGTATTACGCCGATCCGCGATTCGCCCAGGTGCCCACCGCGGAACTCATCTCGAAAGACTATGCCGCGCGGCAAGCCAAGCGCATCGACCCGAAACGGGCCGCCGAGAATCTCCCGCCCGGCGATCCCAAGCTCGGCAAGGCAGACACGGTCTATCTCTGTGTCGTGGACAAGGATCGCAATTGTGTCTCACTGATTCAAAGTCTGTACAACGGCTTCGGATCCGGCAAGACGCCGGCCAAACTCGGATTCCCGCTGCAAAATCGCGGCACCCTGTTCGCACTCGATCCGAATCACCCGAATCGGCTCGAGCCGGGCAAGCGACCGTTCCACACGATTATTCCGGCAATGGCATTGCGAAACGGCAAACCGTGGCTGGTATTCGGCGTCATGGGCGGCGATATGCAGCCGCAGGGGCATGTGCAAGTGCTGGTGAATTTGCTCGATTTCCAGATGAATCTCCAGCAAGCCGGGGAAGCACCGCGGATGGAGCATGTCGGCTCGGCATCGCCCACGGGTGAGCCGGAATCGCCGCCGGGGGGCACCGTGAAAATCGAGCCGGGCATTTCGGATGCGCTCATGCGAGCATTGCAAGCCAAGGGACACCGCATCGAGCGCGTGCCGGTCAACGGTGGTGGCTTTCAGGCGATTCTGATCGATCCGGATACCGGCATGCTCCAAGGTGCCAGCGAACACCGCAAAGACGGAGCCGCCATCGGATACTAA